The Pagrus major chromosome 1, Pma_NU_1.0 genome includes the window AACAGGCTGTCGTTGGCAGCTCGCCAGTTGATCAGCTTCTTTGTCAGCTCATCTGTCCCTGGGGAATCAATCAAATAAATTTAGCAATAAGCAAAGAAAGAGATTGATAACCTACTAACGTTAAATCATTTGGGTAAGTTAGCAATGTCCCCTATCCCCTctcatttcatttaacattaACACATAACGTTAACGTTACTAACGTTTCTAACGGTAGCCGTTTAATTAACGTTAGCTCCTTAATTAACATTAGCTCCTTAATTAACTCAGTTAACATTACCACCACAACAATGTCATCATAAGTGAAACCTTATACTTAAAGTATCATACATATATCTTACACTTAAATTGAAGCGTTATAATAGACGACGTTTCAGAGCTGGTACGGTCGCTGTCCGCCATTGTCCgttattgttgttgtcgtcacagctgcattgcattgtgggatatttGTGCCGCCGTACATAATTCAATTGAACTGGCAATCCCAAGTGGCGCAGGAGAGTGACGTCAGTGGCGGCTCTTCTTCTTCGACCCCCAGTCTGACCATGCTATGCATCGAATACGTTAGGGGGCGGTGTGCATATTTGACGCTGGAGCAAGagaagagacaagaggagagtgTGAAGGTTGTGTTTGTACCATAGACTGTGGtacatgttttcagaaacagCGGGAAAATCACCACCATGTCCAAATCTGTGCCAAAGCTGCTGAGGGAGGCCACAGCTGCCCTGGAACGGCAACAAAATCAGCCGCAAACAACAGGTTTCAATTCGTCTGTCTCCCACcatgtcaacaacaacacaatgacacTTTCTGCGGCATCCCGTTGTGGTGCCAAAAAGTGATCGTCCACCAGAAATTAATTTCCGTCCGGGGGAGCGCGTGCCAGCCTGTTAAAGCTGTATCACCCAGTTTATATACGTCGACAGTTGCTTTTATCTGGATCAAACAGTCATAACTACACATACAAATAACTTTATGTCCGTGGTAATAGCAAAGGTATGTCTTTGTGAAACTTTAACGTTTCTTGTAATCGAATAATCATAATTGTGGCCAAAGTGTTTGCAGTTTATATCGAAATCAGGGCATGACATTTACGTGATCACAGGAAATAATATGGTATCGTTTCCAGTGTTaatatgtgtttgtatttctaATATCCTTGATTAGGCCTGTATTTGGAAACTAGACTGTTATTAACATGATTTATGGATGggttatgtaaaaaataaagaattgaTCTCTATTGCAATTATCCTCATGACTCTCCATTATTTTACCTGCTCTGTGCCCTAGATTATAACCAATCCAGTCTTTTTTACctgttgattattattattgattattattattattattgatttatatGATTACAGCTCCTACCTTGTGACTAAAGGTTGTTTCTGCACCAACATGACTTGATTTCACACTTGATGGTTATATTTGACAGATTATAGCCCACTAACTGCTTTTTACCCGTTGAAATACCTTTAATACCACTTTATGTGTCCTATACCTTGTTTCTGTggacatataaaatataatataatatatatatatatatatatatgtatatatatacatatatatgtctTAAGAAATAATTGTGTCTACAGAGTGAAGCAGAAATGCAGTTTGAAAGGGAAGccatataaaaatattataaaacctgaatatatacataaataaataaatttaaaaaattataaaaagcagctgtttctgaaaacatgtaCCACAGTTTATGGTACCAACACAACCTTCAcactctcctcttgtctcttctCTTGCTCCAGCGTCAAAACCGTCGGCGTCGCCCGCGCTGGTGGCTGGTGTATCTCCGGTTGAGAGAGGAACGTGGAGAGGTAAACCTGTTATTTGAATCCACAGTAATGTTATCATTATAATCATTATGAGCTAGCTAACAGTTAGGGTTCATTAACATACCAATACATTACGTTAATGCTAGACATATAAACTGTAGAACGGCACATATGGTTAATGCCATATAACCTTGACAATTTATTAATAGTTAAAGAACCCTGACcttaatttaatattaaaatattttgtcatgaATCATCAAAACCAGATTGAGAAGCCCAGATAGACTGATAAGTGGATTGATAAACAGATTTAGCATTATCTACCAAAGTTCTAAAATGAACTAGAATTATCttattaactaaaattatgtaGCTattgtctaattaaccatttttcttctcctgttctGCCTCTCCCTTCCTAATCCAGACCAGACCCCTGTACTGCAGGGTCAACCTGGCTGTTCCCGCCCTCGACAGGTTTTTCGAGGACGGGGACTCCAGGCAGGATTTCCGGCTGAGCAGAgagtccctggcagtgctgctgaaccTTCTCAAACAAGATCAGAGACACGGATGGGGTGCCACAATAGAGACCTTGGTGTTCCTTTTCTGGCTGGCGAGTGGGGCATCATACAGGGTGGTCTCAAGGGTGTTTGGGATGCCTCGCTCCACTGTCCACTGGATCGTCCATCGAGTTACTGGGAGGTGGTGGCCATTCGCCACAATGTCATCCACCTCCCAAAGACCGCTGAAGACCTGGCTGCAGTAACTCGGGGGTTTGCAGGGCTGGCAAGGGGGCTCGACCTTCCCCTGCAGGCCCATTTTTTCTAGAATTGTTCTAAACAGAGAGAGGCAAAGGTAAACACAGGATCACATTAACACAGGGATGCAAAGATTTACAAAAAAGTGACATCAGGACACTGACAAATGGGCTATTTATTATTGCCTTACCTCCACCCAACAGCGGCTGAGTGTTTCGCCCCCGTGAACAAATGGTtgttctgacctctgaccctaaTGAACTCCTCTGTTTGCTCCTTGCTccctaaaacaaaatgaaatgtaaaacacgTGTTGTATTATGTCAACAGACAAAACGGTTCTGATAtagcaaaaatataataattattattataatgatgatgatgatgatgatgatgatcctAAACTTAGCTCTTCATTCAATCCAAACGTTTAACTAgactttacagttttacagtttggaAATAAAGCAGGGATCACAGCCTAATCTAAATTTGTTCATCTTGGTCCATTTATGTACATGAAGTAAAAATAAGTCACAATAAGATCATGTCAACCTCTGAAcgtctaacattttgaaagtgaaggcttttaaggctGGGTCTGGTTCGGGTTTGGggagctccctcctcctcctcctccctccgttTGCTTTGCAGCTCAGCGTTAACTTTTGGGTGTGCTGCTTATACAAGTATTGCTTTCCTGCATACATCACAGGTAGCAgtttctctgtctgaaactgtgaaataactCCAAAcagcactcctcttcctctctgccatctcgccagtctgtctctgctctggcAGGCAGcgcaggaggggagggggaggggggggggcctAGTGAACCTGAGGGAGCgagtgagagaggtggagaggagcgCTGCGCATAAGGACTAGATGCTGCGCTCACACAAACTCCGAAGAAATACGAGTGATTTGCTGAACTCATAGAagagaaactacaacaaaaatatcgaTCTCATCACGCTAGTATCGATCCGATACCAATACTCACCTTGGTATCGATACTATCGATATTTGGATCGATCCGCCCACCCCTAGTGGACGCGGCTTTCGAAGGTACCGCCGAAGGATTCACCTTCGGAGGctgcaaaggccgcgtccttcgaaggatgcagaccctgaattgagacacagccatagacgcctcattgagcgggttGGCCCACTGCTGCGATACGTCGTTGTCGCCATCgtattggaggaggcagctctgccccgtgaactaatacaagttaatgtctctcatttacacattcacacacgtacgaatatattcaggaaacagatagaaaccaaaaacaacgtctgtaacgttctctgatgattataaacgttaactactccttacatgttcagtatacaggtaggcaccaaaccaccggatgtattttgagtgtttacagctgccaacgtatgttACGTTGCTACTGTGATGTtaaatgacggttaaatattgaatctgtggctataataaccagatcctgacatgtaaatgtgatgtctgttgGAATAAAAAGCACCAACGTCGTTTTTACACAGTGATTTCTGATAATCTAAGTAATAAAATTAACAATCATGGAGACATTAATTAAAAAGTCCGCAAATCAAGATAAGAAACTGCAACTGGCAGTGAGcctgctgtcttttcttttagcagtgaagtgataaACTCCATGACAgaacattataaaatatgatattgtatacaataacattacatggtaaaaaaaaagtaaagtcgCAGGCTACTTTTATAAATATGTActatagtttgtattattattattattgttgttgttgttgttgttattattactatttttctgcatattcttgactttgaatgggagcagctgtaacgcaagcaatttcccgtcGGGGAttaatgaagtatttctgattctgattaatatattatgcaGTCAGTAGTCCATATTTAAGTTGACAATATAGTAGacagatgtcacatttacatgtcaggatctggttattatagatacagattcaatatttaaccatcatttatcatcacagtagcagcgttacatacgttggcagctgtaaacactcataaaaacattataaaaatacatccgatggtttggtgcctacctgtatactgaacatataaggagtagttaacgtttataatcatcagagaacgttacagacgttgtttttggttcctatctgtttcctgaatatattcgtgcgtgtgtgaatgtgtaaatgagagacattaacttatagcactttgtaaaaggagctttctaaagttcactccactcacttgtattagttcacggggcagagctgcctcctccaatatggcggcgacgtcgacgtacggtccagcgctcaatgaggcgtctatgtCTACATGTCTATGGCCAGTTCAATTGGACTCTTTTTTGTGGGGCGGGCATGAAAACGAAAAAGCAatgtcctctttgttttctttttagttgtgtcataaaatgtgcaacctaaagaagaaaatgaaaatgcagtttggatgatttattattcattttatttatgagtcaaaaaatgcagctatattctgaaaatgaaaaagcatttcTGTTAATCCATTTTAATTTGGATTATGGTCCAGATTTGCTTCCATAGCCTTAGGGGCGTGACTTCGTCTCTCTGTCGGAGGGACGTGATCTATCTCAGTCAAATAAAGGATCGTTGGTGCCTCAAGTAGCCTTGAAGAAGTATCAGTGCCATCCAGAACGACAACTAACGAGAGAGGATCCCCGCCCTGTGTTCAGAACCAATAGGCCTAATGTCGCTGGAACTGTACTTGGACCTTTTCTCTCAGCCCTGCCGCTCAGTTTATATCTTCGCCAAGAAGAACAACATTCCTTTTGAATTCAAAAAAGTTTCGCTGTTTGATGGTGAGTTTAAGTTCACACACTGACGAAGAACACTTCGTATCCTTTTCCAGATCAGCAGGGGTAGAAGCGAATGACATTCATTCCCGCAGTcttttttttgagtgttttcataAATCTGTGCTGCTTCAGACAGCTGATCCTCTGCGgacactctgctgctgtgtcacGTTGTGCTCAGTGGCGACAGGGCTGAGCTCGCAGTTAGTTAACGGgacaaaaaactgtttaaattaaAGATGACGTCAGATATCTGCATGGTAAGCAGTAGTGTAACTGGATAACGTTGTAGTGGCATCTACCTTATCACCTAAATCAATCAGTGACCTGAATCAAGCACACTAAACAGAACTCAACAGACCGTGTGGACTGTGTACAGTGGGGCAGACAGGCCGAGTGGACTGGTTACAGTGGGACAGACAGGCCGAGTGGACTGGTTACAGTgggacagacaggctgagtgGACTGGAATAAATATAGATAATTCCAGGCTAAAatcttcttgctgctgctgacttGACCCAGCGTGTGTGTTGGTTTCAGGTCAACATTATGAGGAAGAGTTTGGGAAGATCAGCATGATAAGAAAAGTTCCTGCTATGCGAGATGGAGACTTCTGCCTGACTGAAAGGTGATTAATAAATGTTCTTCGATATAAGTCATTAAACAACATACGTCTAGGAACTTTTAACTTCTTTAAGTGAGAagattattactattattatatcTATTTCTCTGTAGTAATTCTAGTTATTTGTAATTCCTGTCACTGGGTCAGATTTATCCAGATtgaatattatcatattatcatAAAATTAAGACAATTTTATTAGTCTGGTGCTATGGTATAAAATCATAGTTTACTTTGTTTCCCCATTGTCATCATCGACCAGAATCAACataaaatgaaagttccttgtagtagctttaaacAGTAATAACCTGgtatacattttataaataaatccCTGTGTGTGGTAGTCATTTGCGATGTttgcctctgctctgcagcaTCGCCATCATGCTGTATATGACACAGAAGTTTAAGACTCCAGACTTCTGGTACCCAGCTGACTTTCAGCAGCGTGCTCGTGTTGATGAGTATCTGTCATGGCAGCACATGGCCATCCGTATGCATGGATCCAAGATGTTCTGGCTCCGGGTATGTTCACTGACACCTGTCATGGTGTCCTCCTTGTTAAAATGCAGGCTTTTACCTCTAGCTTTTCTCCAGTCAGAGACTGAGGAGTGAAGTCAGCAGGAAGGCAAACACCAGGCCAGTGTTGTTGTCAGTTAGTGCCACTGACAGAGACTTCCTGCTGCTTTCATTCTTCTGCTGGTGTGTGCATTTAGATGTTCCTTTTGTATCCtacttcatttccttttcacacTGTATCAGTGTGACATCAGTAACAAGAAGACAAAAGCCTCAATACAATACATTCTTTGAATGACCTGCGTCAGACTTGTGATTGTGTGTCATGTGTCAGTGAGCCTGTGCAGAGACTGTTAGTGGGAAGACTTGTGATTTTAATGTCCCAAGTGAATGATTTTGTGTCAAGAATAAGTTAATTGACAGAGTTGAATAGTTTGTTCTTTCATCTGCACTTCCTTGACACTCAAATGGAAATCTTTGTGTTTGGGCTGTAGCTTTTGATTCCTAAAATCATGGGTGTGGAAGTCCCTCAGGAGAAGCTGGATGCAGCCTTAGAGGATCTGAACGGCTCACTGAAGCTCATAGAAGAAAAGTTCCTTCAGGACAGGCCCTTCATTGCAGGAGATCACATGTCACTGGCTGACCTGGTCGCCATTGTGGAGATCATACAGGTACAGTATGCATTTTTCAAACAATTATCATGGTACATGTTCAGAGAATGATGAATGGCCATGCCATCACAATGTTTGAGATGTATGaatgttattttatactttcTATTTGTCTCACTAGACTTGACACTGGTCGTCCCTTGTGCCTGTGTTTTAGGGTCAGTATTGaataaaaaattgtgttttacatcagacagtaaaaaaaaacacagttataccttcattataaaatatataaatgcataACTGTGTTAACTGTCTAGAAATTAACATattatttctatcttttgtcTAATTCAATCAAGTTTGGCCTGTTACATCTTATTAGTGCATcagtagtaaaaaaaacaacaagttttgcaacaaaactttttttattcaacaaaaGTTCACAAATGTAAA containing:
- the LOC141005970 gene encoding glutathione S-transferase theta-1-like is translated as MSLELYLDLFSQPCRSVYIFAKKNNIPFEFKKVSLFDGQHYEEEFGKISMIRKVPAMRDGDFCLTESIAIMLYMTQKFKTPDFWYPADFQQRARVDEYLSWQHMAIRMHGSKMFWLRLLIPKIMGVEVPQEKLDAALEDLNGSLKLIEEKFLQDRPFIAGDHMSLADLVAIVEIIQPVGAGLDVFEGRPKLSAWRDRVEVAVGKELFVDAHHAILGAQESVKMMDPSKMQLFKPKILKLFM